In Thermodesulfobacteriota bacterium, one DNA window encodes the following:
- the cydB gene encoding cytochrome d ubiquinol oxidase subunit II translates to MLETIWFVLWGVLWTGYFVLDGFDLGLGTLMPFVARNDEERRLVFNAQGPFWDGNEVWLLTAGGATFAAFPKTYAVMFSALYAPLMLLLFALIFRGISLEMRSKETAAWWRKSWDCCMTVGSFVAALLLGVAFANIFRGLPLDKDGVLHGNLLTLLNPYGLLGGALFVLLFAVHGSLWLTIKVGGELRERGARMAARLWPVLLAVAVAFLGMTAAVTDLYANILRWPLLALFPLLAVAGLVGSRLFLARRDWWKAWGCSALTIAGAAAFGVAGLFPRLLPSSLDPAGATLTAFNSASSPLTLSIMLGVALVFVPIVLAYQFWVYRNFSFEISAEDLEKGNAY, encoded by the coding sequence ATGCTCGAGACCATCTGGTTCGTCCTCTGGGGCGTCCTCTGGACCGGCTACTTCGTTCTCGACGGATTCGACCTCGGGCTGGGCACGCTCATGCCCTTCGTGGCCCGCAACGACGAGGAGCGGCGCCTGGTCTTCAACGCGCAGGGCCCCTTCTGGGACGGGAACGAGGTCTGGCTGCTCACCGCCGGCGGCGCGACGTTCGCGGCCTTCCCGAAGACCTACGCGGTGATGTTCTCCGCGCTCTACGCGCCGCTGATGCTGCTGCTGTTCGCGCTGATCTTCCGCGGCATCTCCCTCGAGATGCGCTCCAAGGAGACCGCGGCATGGTGGAGGAAGAGCTGGGACTGCTGCATGACTGTCGGCTCGTTCGTCGCGGCGCTGCTGCTGGGCGTCGCGTTCGCCAACATCTTCCGGGGGCTGCCGCTGGACAAGGACGGGGTGCTGCACGGCAACCTGCTGACGCTGCTCAACCCGTACGGCCTCCTCGGCGGGGCCCTGTTCGTCCTGCTGTTCGCCGTCCACGGCTCGCTGTGGCTGACGATCAAGGTCGGGGGGGAGCTGCGGGAGCGCGGGGCCCGCATGGCGGCGCGGCTGTGGCCGGTGCTGCTGGCCGTTGCAGTGGCGTTCCTCGGAATGACCGCGGCGGTTACCGACCTCTACGCGAACATTCTCCGCTGGCCGCTGCTGGCGCTGTTTCCGCTGCTGGCCGTCGCCGGCCTGGTCGGGTCGCGCCTCTTTCTTGCCCGCCGGGATTGGTGGAAGGCCTGGGGCTGCTCCGCCCTGACGATCGCGGGGGCGGCGGCGTTCGGCGTCGCGGGGCTGTTCCCCCGCCTTCTGCCGTCGAGCCTCGACCCCGCGGGCGCGACGCTGACGGCGTTCAACAGCGCTTCGAGCCCCCTGACGCTCTCGATCATGCTCGGCGTGGCGCTCGTGTTCGTCCCGATCGTCCTTGCGTACCAGTTCTGGGTGTACCGCAATTTTTCGTTCGAGATCTCCGCGGAGGACCTGGAAAAAGGGAACGCGTACTAG
- a CDS encoding CoA-transferase, producing MSGERIRTEGEVEYRFVHPDDFREHVRDRKGRAPVRKLLSAADAVSAFVKDGDYLVYDFSSLTRGPQAMVREVIRQRRKDLWIGAEFTLHESSLLVGAGCASRIDVGFLGYGSYIGKAVSAGRVRVYEWTNGGLALRILAGARGVPFLPCRDLLGSDNMKFSAARTLPDPYTGDPVCVVPALNPDVAFIHVHQADETGNARIFGTSLFAFEAALASFRVVVSAEEIVDADEFRKEPMRTTIPFFLVDAVVHAPFGAYPGAMPARYEIDLEHVDRLNAIGTEEQMRGYLEENVHSVADHDEFLDRRVGAKRMRELRRRATIVEGYR from the coding sequence ATGAGCGGGGAGCGGATCCGCACCGAAGGAGAGGTGGAGTACCGGTTCGTCCATCCGGACGATTTCCGGGAGCACGTGCGCGACCGGAAGGGGAGGGCCCCTGTACGCAAGCTGCTCTCCGCCGCGGACGCCGTCTCCGCGTTCGTCAAGGACGGCGACTACCTCGTTTACGATTTCTCCAGCCTCACCCGCGGGCCGCAGGCGATGGTCCGCGAAGTCATCCGGCAGCGCCGGAAGGATCTCTGGATCGGAGCGGAGTTCACGCTGCACGAGTCGTCGCTCCTGGTAGGTGCGGGCTGCGCCTCGCGGATCGACGTGGGGTTCCTCGGTTACGGAAGCTACATCGGAAAGGCGGTGTCCGCCGGCCGGGTGCGCGTGTACGAGTGGACCAACGGCGGGCTGGCGCTGCGGATCCTGGCGGGAGCGCGGGGAGTGCCCTTCCTGCCGTGCCGCGACCTCCTCGGCTCGGACAACATGAAGTTCTCCGCGGCGAGGACGCTTCCGGACCCGTACACCGGGGATCCCGTCTGCGTCGTTCCGGCGCTGAACCCCGACGTCGCCTTCATCCACGTCCACCAGGCGGACGAGACCGGCAACGCCCGCATCTTCGGGACGAGCCTGTTCGCGTTCGAGGCGGCGCTGGCCAGCTTCCGCGTCGTGGTCTCCGCCGAGGAGATCGTCGATGCGGACGAGTTCCGGAAGGAGCCGATGCGGACCACGATTCCGTTCTTCCTCGTGGACGCGGTCGTCCACGCCCCGTTCGGGGCGTATCCCGGCGCCATGCCGGCGCGCTACGAGATCGACCTCGAGCACGTGGACCGCCTGAACGCCATCGGGACGGAAGAGCAGATGCGGGGGTACCTGGAGGAGAACGTCCACTCGGTCGCGGACCACGACGAGTTCCTCGACCGGCGGGTCGGCGCGAAGCGGATGCGGGAGCTGCGCCGCCGAGCGACGATCGTGGAGGGATATCGCTGA
- a CDS encoding cytochrome ubiquinol oxidase subunit I, with product MDVLFLSRLQFAVATYFHFLFVPLTLGLSLLVAIMQTKWYRSGDEDWLRMTKFWGKLFLINFAIGVVTGITLEFQFGTNWARYSIFVGDVFGSLLAIEATATFFLESTFIAVWFFGWNRISKKAHLASIWLVAIASNLSAFWILVANAWMQSPVGYTIRNGRAELTDFLALITQPFAILEIVHTLGAAYITAGFFVLGISAWHLLRRGDTAFFRKSFALAAVWALTFSVFEVAQGHMNAEILQSKQPMKLAAMEAHWETRTNAPIHLLQWPDEENGRNLFEALTVPNALSLLADYEPDAEVKGLNSVPPADRPPVLPVFLSFRAMVGLAFLFIALSAWAVKRRRDPTGSPLLLKLLIFAIPLPYIANELGWTIAELGRQPWIVYGVMRTSDAVSQIAAGQVAISAVAFILVYTLLGAADYYLLAKYARRGPEDTAAAGN from the coding sequence ATGGATGTGCTCTTCCTGTCCCGGCTTCAGTTCGCGGTCGCCACCTACTTCCATTTCCTGTTCGTCCCGCTGACGCTCGGGCTGTCGCTGCTCGTGGCGATCATGCAGACGAAATGGTACCGATCCGGCGACGAGGACTGGCTCCGCATGACGAAGTTCTGGGGGAAGCTCTTCCTCATCAACTTCGCCATCGGCGTCGTCACCGGGATCACGCTGGAGTTCCAGTTCGGGACGAACTGGGCGCGCTACTCGATCTTCGTGGGGGACGTCTTCGGGTCGCTGCTGGCGATCGAGGCCACGGCGACGTTCTTCCTCGAATCGACCTTCATCGCCGTCTGGTTCTTCGGCTGGAACCGCATATCGAAGAAGGCCCACCTGGCATCCATCTGGCTCGTCGCGATCGCCTCGAACCTTTCGGCATTCTGGATCCTGGTGGCGAACGCCTGGATGCAGAGCCCGGTCGGTTACACGATCCGCAACGGCCGGGCCGAGCTCACGGACTTCCTCGCCTTGATCACCCAGCCCTTCGCCATCCTCGAGATCGTCCACACGCTCGGAGCCGCCTACATCACGGCCGGCTTCTTCGTGCTCGGCATCTCCGCGTGGCACCTGCTGCGCCGCGGCGACACGGCCTTCTTCCGCAAGTCGTTCGCCCTCGCCGCCGTCTGGGCGCTGACCTTCTCCGTGTTCGAGGTCGCGCAGGGGCACATGAACGCCGAGATTCTCCAGAGCAAGCAACCCATGAAGCTGGCCGCCATGGAAGCGCACTGGGAGACCCGGACGAACGCGCCGATCCACCTGCTCCAGTGGCCGGACGAGGAGAACGGGAGGAACCTCTTCGAGGCGCTGACGGTGCCGAACGCGCTGTCGCTTTTGGCGGACTACGAGCCGGACGCCGAGGTGAAGGGGCTCAACAGCGTGCCGCCCGCCGACCGCCCGCCGGTGCTCCCGGTATTCCTCTCGTTCCGCGCGATGGTGGGGCTGGCCTTCCTCTTCATCGCCCTGTCCGCCTGGGCCGTGAAGCGGCGCCGCGACCCGACGGGCTCCCCGCTGCTCCTCAAGCTGCTGATCTTCGCGATCCCGCTCCCGTACATCGCCAACGAGCTCGGCTGGACGATCGCGGAGCTGGGACGCCAGCCGTGGATCGTCTACGGCGTGATGCGCACCTCCGACGCCGTCTCGCAGATCGCCGCCGGGCAGGTCGCGATCTCGGCCGTGGCGTTCATCCTCGTCTACACCCTGCTCGGGGCCGCCGATTACTACCTGCTGGCTAAGTACGCCCGCCGCGGGCCCGAAGACACGGCCGCGGCCGGCAACTGA
- a CDS encoding glutamate synthase-related protein produces MKTPLSGPGDVSREVRPAPPRYRNEIGKYAIRRSDACASCGTCVATCRHGVHVLPSGFRHAMRPLDYRCIGPSCKDSGAFCIDACPREALALSPNPVAATMGDYRWTPDLLLGTWAMAETGRPPGAHLESEVGASGGGFDRLRFRFPDPPPAGLRKEDISTRLALNRRGDSRPRIEIDVPWYGGGMSFGSTNIRALLGKARAAKAFRSFTCTGEGGYPERFIPYKDHVITQVATGLFGVREETIQRAPIVEFKYAQGAKPGLGGHLLGDKNTPSVAAMRETVAGVSLFSPFPFHSVYSVEDHKKHLDWIAHVNPRALLSAKVSTPGDVDMVAVGVYYAGGHILHLDGSYGGTGAAPNVAKKNIAMPIEYAIGRVHKFLEAEGIRDKITVIASGGIRTPADVAKAIALGADGCVIGTAELVALGCIRCTACESGRGCARGIATTDDDLLEMIDIDWCTQRLVNLYSAWREMLVELLYRLGLDSVSALRGRTDLLSHLDYEDEA; encoded by the coding sequence ATGAAGACCCCGTTGTCCGGACCCGGCGACGTGAGCCGGGAAGTCCGCCCCGCGCCGCCGCGCTACCGCAACGAGATCGGCAAGTACGCCATCCGCCGTTCGGACGCGTGCGCGTCATGCGGGACGTGCGTCGCGACCTGCCGGCACGGCGTGCACGTCCTTCCCTCGGGCTTCCGCCACGCGATGCGGCCGCTCGATTACCGGTGCATCGGCCCCTCCTGCAAGGATTCGGGCGCGTTCTGCATCGACGCCTGTCCCCGGGAGGCGCTGGCGCTCTCCCCGAATCCCGTCGCCGCGACGATGGGCGATTACCGCTGGACCCCGGACCTGCTGCTCGGCACGTGGGCCATGGCCGAGACCGGCCGCCCGCCCGGAGCGCACCTGGAAAGCGAGGTCGGAGCCTCCGGCGGAGGGTTCGACCGCCTCCGCTTCCGCTTCCCCGATCCGCCTCCGGCGGGCCTTCGGAAGGAGGACATCTCGACGCGGCTCGCGCTCAACCGCCGCGGCGACTCCCGCCCCCGGATCGAGATCGACGTCCCCTGGTACGGCGGCGGGATGTCCTTCGGATCGACCAACATCCGCGCCCTGCTGGGCAAGGCGCGCGCGGCCAAGGCGTTCCGCAGCTTCACGTGCACGGGGGAAGGCGGCTACCCGGAGCGCTTCATCCCCTACAAGGACCACGTGATCACCCAGGTGGCCACGGGGCTGTTCGGCGTCCGGGAAGAGACGATCCAGCGGGCGCCGATCGTGGAGTTCAAGTACGCGCAGGGAGCCAAGCCGGGGCTGGGCGGCCACCTGCTGGGCGACAAGAACACGCCGAGCGTCGCGGCCATGCGCGAGACGGTCGCGGGCGTCTCCCTGTTCTCCCCGTTCCCGTTCCACAGCGTCTACTCGGTGGAGGACCACAAGAAGCATCTCGACTGGATCGCCCACGTCAACCCGCGGGCGCTGCTGTCGGCGAAGGTGTCGACGCCCGGCGACGTGGACATGGTGGCCGTGGGGGTCTATTACGCCGGGGGCCACATCCTGCACCTGGACGGCAGCTACGGCGGGACGGGCGCCGCGCCCAACGTCGCCAAGAAGAACATCGCGATGCCGATCGAGTACGCGATCGGGCGCGTGCACAAGTTCCTCGAGGCCGAGGGGATCCGCGACAAGATCACGGTGATCGCCAGCGGCGGGATCCGGACCCCCGCCGACGTCGCCAAGGCCATCGCCCTCGGCGCCGACGGCTGCGTGATCGGCACGGCGGAGCTGGTGGCGCTCGGATGCATCCGGTGCACCGCCTGCGAGAGCGGACGCGGATGCGCGCGCGGCATCGCGACGACCGACGACGACCTTCTGGAGATGATCGACATCGACTGGTGCACGCAGCGGCTGGTGAACCTCTACTCGGCCTGGCGGGAGATGCTCGTCGAGCTGCTGTACCGCCTGGGGCTCGATTCCGTATCCGCGCTGCGGGGGCGCACCGACCTGCTGTCCCACCTGGATTACGAAGATGAAGCGTAG
- a CDS encoding hydrogenase iron-sulfur subunit, which translates to MSVALTPDVIVYLCANCLPQGANLPRQWEQDGARVVVREIPCSGRMDGRYLMRAMEGGARGFCVVGCPKGDCTLSEGNYRAEIRVRTIGRLLEEIGLSAERAQMVHFSPNDPPRRLEQLVRDTVGRICDAGDSAWMEQRKQA; encoded by the coding sequence ATGTCGGTAGCCCTCACTCCAGACGTGATCGTTTACCTCTGCGCCAACTGCCTCCCGCAGGGCGCGAACCTGCCGCGTCAATGGGAACAGGACGGCGCGCGGGTGGTCGTGCGGGAGATCCCCTGCAGCGGGAGGATGGACGGGCGATACCTGATGCGCGCGATGGAGGGGGGCGCCCGGGGCTTCTGCGTGGTGGGGTGCCCCAAGGGCGACTGCACCCTCTCGGAAGGGAACTACCGGGCGGAGATCCGCGTCCGCACGATCGGGCGGCTCCTCGAGGAAATCGGGCTTTCCGCGGAACGCGCGCAGATGGTCCACTTCTCTCCGAACGACCCGCCCCGGCGATTGGAGCAGCTCGTGCGCGACACGGTCGGGCGCATCTGCGACGCGGGCGATTCCGCCTGGATGGAGCAGAGAAAACAGGCATGA
- a CDS encoding ATP-binding protein, producing MAYLERTLEPVVRKAAMDFPAVVLAGPRQSGKTTLLRNLFRETHRYVSLEAPAARAAASEDPRSFLESNPPPAIIDEFQHVPALLAHIRERIDRNRGKAGQYLLTGGWSLPSAERVADSLGGRAVALRLPPLSCREITKTPRANFPWESGARSGRHKLAFRGLWESFLRGGHPGIAANPKRDPAEWHATHLQAYLERDLPPLRQVGDIPRFYAFFRALAARSAHPLNLSDLARELGISVNTARAWVSVLEDTGQILLLPPYSCDVGSRLVRTPKVYLSDVGTLCYLAGLRDAEHAMSGPMGGAIFETAVVGEIARRLSGRGERPRMHFWRTSTGFEVDLIVETGDRRIPLEIRASATPDAAMARNIVSLRKRLYGRLEKGFVVHPGDAALPLGPDAVALPFADL from the coding sequence GTGGCGTACCTGGAACGAACCCTGGAGCCGGTGGTCCGGAAGGCGGCGATGGATTTCCCGGCCGTCGTCCTCGCGGGGCCGAGGCAGTCCGGAAAGACCACCCTGCTGCGGAACCTGTTCCGCGAGACGCATCGGTACGTATCCCTGGAAGCGCCGGCCGCGCGGGCCGCGGCCTCGGAGGACCCGCGCTCCTTCCTCGAGTCGAATCCGCCGCCGGCGATCATCGACGAATTCCAGCACGTCCCGGCCCTGCTGGCGCACATCCGGGAGCGCATCGACAGGAATCGCGGGAAAGCGGGGCAATACCTGCTGACCGGCGGCTGGAGCCTGCCGTCGGCCGAAAGGGTCGCCGATTCCCTCGGGGGACGCGCCGTCGCGCTCCGGCTCCCTCCGCTCTCCTGCCGGGAGATCACGAAAACTCCGAGGGCCAACTTTCCGTGGGAATCGGGGGCGCGCTCCGGGAGGCACAAGCTGGCGTTCCGGGGGCTGTGGGAAAGTTTCCTCCGGGGGGGCCATCCGGGAATCGCCGCGAATCCGAAGCGCGATCCCGCGGAATGGCACGCAACCCATCTGCAGGCGTACCTCGAACGGGACCTTCCCCCCCTGCGGCAGGTCGGGGATATCCCGCGGTTCTACGCGTTCTTCCGCGCCCTGGCGGCACGAAGCGCGCATCCGCTCAACCTCTCGGACCTCGCGCGGGAGCTCGGCATTTCGGTGAACACCGCCAGGGCATGGGTCTCCGTGCTGGAGGACACCGGCCAGATCCTCCTCCTCCCGCCGTATTCCTGCGACGTCGGATCCCGGCTCGTCAGGACCCCCAAGGTGTACCTGTCGGACGTGGGTACCCTGTGCTACCTGGCGGGATTGAGGGACGCGGAACACGCCATGTCCGGCCCGATGGGCGGCGCCATCTTCGAGACGGCCGTCGTCGGCGAAATCGCGCGGCGGCTTTCCGGGAGGGGGGAGCGTCCCCGGATGCATTTCTGGAGAACATCGACCGGCTTCGAGGTGGACCTGATCGTGGAGACCGGCGACAGGCGGATCCCCCTGGAGATCCGGGCCTCGGCGACCCCCGATGCCGCGATGGCGAGGAACATCGTATCGCTCCGGAAGCGGCTCTACGGACGGCTGGAGAAGGGGTTCGTCGTCCATCCGGGCGATGCCGCTCTCCCCCTCGGGCCGGATGCCGTCGCATTGCCGTTCGCGGATCTTTGA
- a CDS encoding Rrf2 family transcriptional regulator, translated as MQGIKRDTDYAVRVVFHLAALGSGANVQVKDIAERRLMPAPFVRRVVARLAAAGILRTVRGSGGGVRLARPASAISLLDVVSAMEGGIVLNRCVSDPGDCPFSGNCAIHLAWADATRRVEERLGALAFSDLLEPPMEKGKET; from the coding sequence ATGCAGGGGATCAAGAGGGACACCGACTACGCCGTGCGCGTCGTGTTCCACCTCGCCGCGCTGGGGAGCGGGGCGAACGTCCAGGTGAAGGACATCGCCGAGCGGCGCCTGATGCCGGCGCCGTTCGTCCGCCGCGTCGTCGCCCGGCTCGCCGCCGCGGGGATCCTGCGCACGGTCCGCGGCAGCGGCGGCGGCGTGCGGCTAGCCCGTCCGGCCTCCGCGATCTCGCTGCTCGACGTGGTCAGCGCGATGGAGGGGGGGATCGTCCTGAACCGCTGCGTCTCCGATCCGGGAGACTGCCCCTTCTCCGGAAACTGCGCGATCCACCTCGCCTGGGCCGACGCGACCCGCCGCGTCGAGGAGCGCCTGGGCGCCCTCGCCTTCTCGGACCTGCTGGAACCCCCCATGGAGAAAGGAAAGGAGACCTGA
- a CDS encoding glutamate synthase-related protein, producing MPAKFAIHPETARPRFRPVGKLGIVDWREDCSGCHNCVKRDCVYRLYRDESDSLREEAGYLDYIYQCKGCLNCVQNCTKNILTRVVNPEYRRLGDAYYTPDLILSTWYQAETGKIPVSGAGYGGPFSGPGFDSMWTDMSEIVRPTRDGIHGREYISTSVDIGRKLPHLTFSGDGRLSVEPPPLAEIPLPVIFDVIPRHWRRGPVVPAVAAAAAELGTMAVLREPDFREILPSARGRAIPFLSSSSGAAAPRERSAPVVMIPDGPEAAAARASLKREQPAGIVAVRVPAGPDAAKRAAELARDGTEVIHLEFDSHGREQGGDSPRHLRDVLREAHGELVRSGIRDEVTLIASGGIALAEHVAKAILCGADLVAIDVPLLLALECRLCGECRSGRSCPVALEEADADFCVRRIVNLMSSWHSQLLEMMGAMGIREARRLRGETGRCMFFEDLERDTFGRLFGKRKD from the coding sequence GTGCCGGCCAAATTCGCCATCCATCCCGAAACCGCCAGGCCCCGCTTCCGCCCCGTGGGAAAGCTGGGGATCGTCGATTGGCGGGAAGACTGCTCCGGCTGCCACAACTGCGTGAAGCGGGACTGCGTCTATCGGCTCTACCGCGACGAGTCCGATTCGCTGCGGGAAGAAGCCGGCTACCTGGATTACATCTACCAGTGCAAGGGCTGCCTGAACTGCGTCCAGAACTGCACGAAGAACATCCTGACCCGGGTCGTCAACCCCGAGTATCGCAGGCTGGGCGATGCGTATTACACGCCCGACCTGATCCTGTCCACGTGGTACCAGGCGGAAACGGGGAAGATTCCCGTGTCCGGCGCGGGGTACGGAGGGCCCTTCAGCGGGCCCGGCTTCGATTCCATGTGGACGGACATGTCCGAGATCGTGCGGCCCACCCGCGACGGGATCCACGGCCGGGAATACATCAGCACCAGCGTGGACATCGGCCGCAAGCTCCCGCACCTGACCTTCTCGGGAGACGGGCGGTTGAGCGTCGAGCCGCCGCCGCTCGCGGAAATTCCGCTCCCCGTGATCTTCGACGTCATCCCCCGCCATTGGCGCCGCGGGCCGGTCGTCCCCGCCGTCGCGGCCGCCGCCGCGGAGCTCGGCACGATGGCCGTCCTCCGCGAGCCGGATTTCCGGGAGATCCTGCCCTCCGCGCGGGGACGCGCGATCCCGTTCCTTTCGTCCTCTTCCGGCGCGGCGGCGCCGCGGGAACGGTCCGCGCCGGTCGTGATGATCCCGGACGGCCCCGAGGCCGCGGCGGCGCGGGCTTCGTTGAAGCGGGAACAGCCGGCCGGGATCGTCGCCGTCCGCGTTCCCGCCGGCCCGGACGCGGCGAAGCGGGCTGCGGAGCTGGCCCGGGACGGGACGGAAGTCATCCACCTGGAGTTCGACAGCCACGGGAGGGAGCAGGGGGGAGATTCTCCCCGCCATCTCCGCGACGTCCTGCGGGAGGCGCACGGCGAGCTCGTCCGTTCGGGGATCCGGGACGAGGTCACGCTGATCGCCTCGGGCGGGATCGCCCTGGCCGAGCACGTGGCCAAGGCCATCCTCTGCGGGGCGGACCTGGTCGCGATCGACGTTCCCCTCCTCCTGGCCCTCGAATGCCGCCTCTGCGGGGAGTGCCGGAGCGGGCGGAGCTGCCCCGTCGCCCTGGAGGAGGCCGACGCCGATTTCTGCGTCCGCCGCATCGTGAACCTGATGTCGTCCTGGCATTCGCAGCTCCTGGAAATGATGGGCGCCATGGGCATCCGCGAGGCGCGCCGGCTGCGGGGCGAGACCGGCCGCTGCATGTTCTTCGAAGACCTCGAGCGCGACACGTTCGGCCGCCTGTTCGGGAAGCGGAAGGACTAA
- a CDS encoding methylenetetrahydrofolate reductase, protein MNAPPSRLKERIASGKPVLLAEIHPPQGGDPASWRAAAGRFAGKVHAVGVSDNRERVAMSALAAASLLKADGIEPILHVNTRDRNRIALVSEALGAQALGIANLLCTSGDHQTLGGYRAAKNVHDIDSVQLLQAYARLSSDAGLVGEESLPGAGPFLLGAVASPDADPPALQMMRLAKKVRAGARFLVTQPVCDPERFEAWWKEIVRRGLHEQAAVLAGIRPSGAAETALETVRRLSKLPGIRGFCISADGDPEAALRIVEESGLSDG, encoded by the coding sequence ATGAACGCGCCTCCATCCCGCCTCAAGGAACGGATCGCGTCGGGGAAGCCGGTGCTGCTGGCGGAGATCCACCCGCCGCAAGGCGGCGATCCCGCGTCCTGGCGGGCGGCCGCCGGCCGGTTCGCCGGGAAGGTCCACGCCGTGGGCGTCAGCGACAACCGGGAACGGGTCGCCATGTCGGCCCTCGCCGCCGCCTCCCTCCTGAAAGCCGACGGGATCGAGCCGATCCTCCATGTGAACACGCGGGACCGTAACCGCATCGCCCTGGTTTCCGAGGCGCTCGGGGCGCAGGCCCTGGGCATCGCGAACCTGCTGTGCACCAGCGGAGACCATCAGACGCTGGGCGGTTACCGCGCCGCGAAGAACGTCCACGACATCGACTCCGTGCAGCTCCTCCAGGCGTATGCCCGCCTGTCGAGCGACGCAGGCCTGGTGGGCGAGGAGAGTCTTCCGGGGGCCGGCCCGTTCCTCCTCGGGGCCGTGGCGTCCCCCGACGCCGATCCGCCCGCCCTGCAGATGATGCGGCTCGCCAAGAAAGTGCGCGCCGGCGCGCGGTTCCTGGTGACGCAGCCGGTCTGCGATCCGGAGCGGTTCGAGGCGTGGTGGAAAGAGATCGTCCGGCGCGGCCTGCACGAACAGGCCGCCGTCCTGGCCGGCATCCGGCCGTCCGGTGCGGCGGAGACCGCCCTGGAAACCGTCCGCCGGCTGTCGAAGCTCCCGGGGATCCGGGGCTTCTGCATCTCCGCCGACGGCGACCCCGAGGCCGCGCTGCGGATCGTCGAAGAGTCCGGGTTGTCGGACGGCTGA
- a CDS encoding CoA-transferase — protein MPETVEFTDTEFMVAQAARLIEDGKTVFVGWGIPQVAAMLAQKLYAPDVIQLYEFGAVGPQPVLPFVRGTMGGPQNTYRSLQWLDMNRAFAFSAAGYMDYGMLGALQVDPYGNINSTFLGGTYSRPERRFAGSGGGNQVASHCWRTIIVMKHEGRRFVPKLDFLTSPGYLDGPGAREKAGLPRGTGPYRVVTSKALFGFDPSSLRMTLLSVLRGVSVREALDGMAFRPQVAEEVGEITPPSPDELRVLREEIDPGRIILRGERMTATG, from the coding sequence ATGCCGGAAACGGTCGAATTCACCGACACCGAGTTCATGGTCGCCCAGGCGGCCCGGCTCATCGAGGACGGGAAGACCGTCTTCGTGGGGTGGGGGATCCCGCAGGTGGCCGCAATGCTCGCCCAGAAGCTCTACGCCCCGGACGTGATCCAGCTCTACGAGTTCGGGGCGGTCGGCCCGCAGCCCGTCCTCCCGTTCGTCCGGGGGACGATGGGGGGGCCGCAGAACACCTACAGGTCGCTCCAGTGGCTCGACATGAACCGGGCGTTCGCCTTCTCCGCCGCCGGGTACATGGATTACGGGATGCTGGGCGCGCTCCAGGTGGACCCGTACGGCAACATCAATTCGACCTTCCTCGGCGGAACCTACTCCCGACCGGAGCGGCGGTTTGCGGGGAGCGGCGGCGGGAACCAGGTGGCGTCCCACTGCTGGAGGACGATCATCGTGATGAAGCACGAGGGACGGCGCTTCGTGCCGAAGCTGGACTTCCTCACCTCCCCCGGCTACCTCGACGGTCCCGGCGCGCGGGAGAAGGCGGGGCTTCCCCGTGGGACCGGACCTTACCGCGTCGTCACCTCGAAGGCGCTGTTCGGCTTCGACCCGTCGAGCCTGCGGATGACGCTGCTTTCCGTGCTGCGGGGAGTTTCCGTACGGGAGGCGCTGGACGGCATGGCGTTCCGGCCGCAGGTCGCGGAAGAGGTCGGAGAGATCACCCCCCCTTCCCCGGACGAGCTCCGAGTCCTGCGGGAGGAGATCGATCCGGGACGGATCATCCTCCGAGGAGAGAGGATGACCGCCACCGGATGA